The following DNA comes from Coleofasciculus sp. FACHB-1120.
TCTCCGTATAGTTGAGAAACACTTTGTGATGCTTCAGGATGGCTGCTGAGTTTTTCGGAAACATTTTTCGGAAACTCAGATGATTTTTTATGGATTGTTGAGTTTCAGCCGCATTAAAGGAACCTTGTGCAATTTCCTTTCTAAATGAGACGCTCAACTGTAGCCGTTCCAAGACATACAGACAATTCAGCAATACACAAATAGTGTGAGCTGACAGATGGCAATTCAATCAACGAGTCAAGTGCCAGAAATCTCTGGTCTATCCCCGCTCTAGAATAAATCGTTTGCTCAGTTGTCCGATCGCTGTTTTCCCGCACTGACGCACCTTCAGAAAAGTTGCATTGATGCGAGATGGTAATGCTCGTGTCGGTCAGAACGCTTTGTCTATCTGGTTAATCAATACTGTAAGGCTTTAACTCCTCACAATAGTCAAACAATAAGGTAGACATTATCGCAATCTTAAAATCTTAATTTTTTATTCAGAAAAAAAGTGAAGAAAAGTAAGTTTTATTAAGAAGAAGTAAAGAAAAGGCGATCGCTTTGTCACCTCACCTGGAAAATCAGGGTAGAGGGAGCGATCGCCCATAGAAAACCTGATAGTCTCTCTAGAGAAGAAATCGGGTAGCACTTTCTTTTAGCACGTTCTTTGAAGATTAGTAACCATCAGTCGTCAAACCAAACCTTTTAGAACTGTGAAATCTTCAAAGAACCGTTAAAAGGCTCAGAGCGGAGCTGACGACCATTTCGCCAAACTTCTACTCCGCGTGGGGTAATAAAATAGGAATAACTGCCATTATCCGCTTGATACCGATCCTGCCCAACACGCCAAGCAGCAAGCTGCATCGAAGCGCTTGGTTGCTGCTTTAATTGCCCCACATAAAACAATTGACCATTTTCTCGACAAACTTTCACGCGAGAGCTTGCCGTCTCACCTTCAATCAAGGCGTTGCTGCATTGATTAAAAGTCCCAGCAACACCAGAAGTCGCTGCCCCTACAATTGGTTGTAGTGGCTGGGGTGCGATTACGCGCGGGACTGGGAGAGCGTTCCCTTGCTGACGACCCCCAGGATAAACATTTAGATTTGGGTATGTGGGATTGTTGCTTCTCGTGACTGCGTTGTTGCGTACAGCCTGAGAGACTGGAGGTGGAGCAATGGGTTTAGGCGCAGCGGTTGCCATTTGCCGGGGTGGAATCTTGCCTGCAACTAAAGAAGGCAATCCGGTAGCTGGGTCAACTGCTAAACGACCATCAGGATGAAATTCAAAGTGAAGATGAGGGCCTGTACTATTGCCTGTCGA
Coding sequences within:
- a CDS encoding M23 family metallopeptidase; the encoded protein is MKQLAISQFRKYSLIGVISCATVLGTGFCLLTQAKDYSTTPGHHSLASGLIWPTQGNITKGFNAYHEGIDIANSTGTPIVAAASGTVIKAGRDDSGWGLGNVIEIQHPDGSHTVYGHNSRLLVSKGQQVTQGQVIAEMGSTGNSTGPHLHFEFHPDGRLAVDPATGLPSLVAGKIPPRQMATAAPKPIAPPPVSQAVRNNAVTRSNNPTYPNLNVYPGGRQQGNALPVPRVIAPQPLQPIVGAATSGVAGTFNQCSNALIEGETASSRVKVCRENGQLFYVGQLKQQPSASMQLAAWRVGQDRYQADNGSYSYFITPRGVEVWRNGRQLRSEPFNGSLKISQF